ATGTCTGGGGAGGCTAATGGATTTTTCGTCAGCGCCTGCATCAATGCTCCAGCTACAGCCAGCGCAGCACCGACAACAGCAGCGACAAGCGCTCTTGGCAATCGGACATTCGTAATAATAAGATGCTCGTTTGATCCATTAAATGCTTGAAACGCATCAATTGCTGTCTTCCATGATGTATCTGTATACCCATATACCACGCTGCAGCATATGGCAGCCAATGAAATCAAGATTAAAAATAAGGAGACCCAGATTTTTTGTCTATTCGTCACTAAAAGCATGTTTTGTTTCTCCTGATTGATAGAAATATTGCCTGCTTCTATAGTAACAAATTTTATTGATCTTGAAAATCATTTTCAATTAAAGATTGACATTATTAATCCTTCACATTATGATCTAATTGATAATGATTTTCATAGGAGGATTTTACATAAATGAAAAATAGAATACTATTATCTTTATTTACTGTTATACTATTACTCATTCTTGCTGCATGTGGCGGCGGATCGTCTGAAGACAGTTCACCAGATAAAACTAGATCCATAGACCACGCAATGGGAACTGCTGATGTTCCTTCTGAACCTAAAAAAGTCGTTGTTTTAACAAACGAAGGAACAGAAGCTTTGTTAGAACTGGGGATTACACCTGTAGGGGCTGTCCAATCTTGGACCGGAGATCCTTGGTATGACCATATTAAAGACAGCATGAAGAATGTCAAAAACGTGGGGACAGAGAGCGAACCGAACATTGAAGCGATTGCCGAATTAGAGCCAGATTTAATCATCGGAAATAAAATTCGTCAAGAGCAAGTCTATGAACAGCTTTCCGAAATCGCGCCAACAGTTTTTTCCGAAGAGCTCCGCGGTGATTGGAAAGTAAATTTCAATCTCTATGCAAATGCAGTCAATAAAGAACAAAAAGGAAAAGAAATTATCGATCAATTCGATAAGCGAGTGACAGATTTAAGTGAAAAGCTTGGAGATAAAAAAGAGAAAAAGGTTTCCGTAGTCAGGTTTATGGCTGGCCAATCACGGATTTATTATAAAGATTCTTTTCCTGGTGTAATATTGGGCCAGCTCGGATTTAAATATCCTGCAAATCAGGACAAAATATTTGAATCTCAAGACGACAAGTTTGCATATATGACTGAAAGCAAGGAATCAATCCCGGAGATGGACGGAGATGTTCTATTTTACTTCACTTATAAACCAGCTGAATCTGAAAAAGATGCGAGTGAGTGGGAGAATAATTGGACGAACGATCCGCTTTGGAAAAATTTAAAGGCTGTTAAGTCAGGAAATGCGCATAAAGTTAATGATACAGTTTGGACAACTGCAGGCGGAGTGAAAGCTGCGAATCTGCTGCTTGACGATATTGAATCTTACTTCCTGGAAAAGTAAAAAAAGCAGTTTAAAGAAGAGCCCTCACGATTTGTGAGGGCTCTTCTTATGATAATTTAATTGGTTTCCGTCCTTCATCGTTATTTCCAAATCAAGCTTTTCGTAATCTTCCTCTAAATTAAAGGAAGATAGGATGTCATGAACTAACGAATCCTCTGATTGATTATTCTCCGGCTGCAGCTCGTCAAGCATCATTTTCATTTCTACTAACGCTTCGTCCCCGATATGATTGACTCCACTAAGGCCGTCTTTAATTTCTGCTGTTTCTTCTGGCGAATTGCGATAAATGGCTTGAAATGAATCCTGGTTTCCTTGTCCGTAGTAAACCGCAAGCTTGAAGCTTTTAAATGGGAGCGTCGATTGATCAACATCAACGGCATCCGCAACATTTAACGAACGGTCTTCTGTTTTTTCAAAACCGGCTAACCCGCATCCCGAAGTAATGGCCACACAAACAATCATCATCATCTGCAAAGACAGACGCATGCTATTCAACTCCCATACGAACACTTTTTTCCTTTAGCATGCTCCACATGTTTGCAGGTTATGCGTGTCTTATCCTGCGGTTTAAGTTAAACGCAGAAATTCTTCAGCATCCTTTATAGAAAGCTCGATTGCATCCTCCCAAAACTCACGTTTTGTCAGATCAACGTTTAGATGCTTTGACGCCAGATCTTCAACTGTCATTGAAGCGGTATCCTTTAATAGCGCTATATACTTTTCCTCAAATCTCGCTCCTTCCTTCAATGCTCTTGCATAAATACCCAATGAAAATAAATATCCAAATGTATAAGGAAAATTATAAAAAGGCACAGATGTGATATAAAAATGAAGCTTTGAGGCCCAGAAATACGGTGCATAGTCGCCTAACGCATCACAATAGGCTTCTTTTTGCGCCTCAACCATCAATTGATTTAATCTCTCCGCAGAAACCATTCCTTTTTTTCTTTCTTCATAAAATCTTGTTTCAAACAGGAACCGGGCATGGATATTCATATAAAATGCGACACTTCTCTGAAGCTTATCTTCAAGCAATACCAATTTTTGTTCGTCCGAATCGGCTTGCTTTAACGCCGCATCAGCGACAATCATTTCCGCAAATGTAGATGCAGTCTCGGCCACATTCATTGCATACCCTCTATTTAAAGGGCGGACATCGAGCATTGCCTCCTGATGATAGGCATGCCCAAGTTCGTGGGCAAGGGTCGAAACGTTTGAGGCGCTGCCAGAAAACGTCATGAAAATTCTCGATTGTTCGCTTTCGGGGAAGCTCGTACAGAAGCCGCCCGGGCGTTTGCCATCCCGGTCTTCCGCTTCAATCCATCGGTCTTTAAACGCTTTTTCACTAAAAGATGAAAGCTTAGGAGCAAATGACTTGAACTGATCGACAATAAAATTAGCCGCTCTATCATACGAATACTCCCCTGCATCGGTTCCGATCGGGGCTTCCAGATCACACCAATCGAGCTTGTCGAGCCCTAAAAGTTCTGCTTTTCGATTTAAGTAATCGACAAACGGCTGTTTGTTATCGCTGATGACCTCCCACATGACATCCAATGTTTCTTCTTTCATCCGATTGATTTCAAGAGGCTCCTTTAAGACGTTGTTCCAGCGTCGTGCGCCATAAACATTTAACCTGAATCCGCCAAGGTGATTCAGTGTTCGGCTAAGGATATCAGCATCCTGCTCCCATGCGCGATTTAAATTTTCTGTAATTATCTTTCGCGTATGGCGTTCCGGCCTTGCAGTTAGATTAGAGGCTTGGCCAACCGAAAGCATTTTCGTTTCTCCGTCGTCTTCATACGGAATTTTAATTTTAGAAACGATTGCATTGTACAGATCTCCCCAAGAATGATAACCATCAACTGCAATCCCTTGAATAAGCGTCTCCTGTTCGACCGAAAGACGATCTTTTACCTTTTCTCTTCTTTCATTTAATATGTATGAAATTTCTTTTATTTCTTCCTGCTGCAGCAGTTCGTTCCAAAGGCTTTTGTCAATTTCCGAGAGCTTTTTATCGAATAAGACCA
This window of the Bacillus gobiensis genome carries:
- a CDS encoding ABC transporter substrate-binding protein → MKNRILLSLFTVILLLILAACGGGSSEDSSPDKTRSIDHAMGTADVPSEPKKVVVLTNEGTEALLELGITPVGAVQSWTGDPWYDHIKDSMKNVKNVGTESEPNIEAIAELEPDLIIGNKIRQEQVYEQLSEIAPTVFSEELRGDWKVNFNLYANAVNKEQKGKEIIDQFDKRVTDLSEKLGDKKEKKVSVVRFMAGQSRIYYKDSFPGVILGQLGFKYPANQDKIFESQDDKFAYMTESKESIPEMDGDVLFYFTYKPAESEKDASEWENNWTNDPLWKNLKAVKSGNAHKVNDTVWTTAGGVKAANLLLDDIESYFLEK
- a CDS encoding YusW family protein; protein product: MRLSLQMMMIVCVAITSGCGLAGFEKTEDRSLNVADAVDVDQSTLPFKSFKLAVYYGQGNQDSFQAIYRNSPEETAEIKDGLSGVNHIGDEALVEMKMMLDELQPENNQSEDSLVHDILSSFNLEEDYEKLDLEITMKDGNQLNYHKKSPHKS
- a CDS encoding M3 family oligoendopeptidase, with the translated sequence MTLNNLKETWNLDVFFKGGSHSEEFASYLNMIREELSAFHEQVKSFTSPKHTGDINELSAILSLFESVVKKTRQAGAFVSCLQAQNMKDLKANQKRSEITQLSATFHNSLVLFDKKLSEIDKSLWNELLQQEEIKEISYILNERREKVKDRLSVEQETLIQGIAVDGYHSWGDLYNAIVSKIKIPYEDDGETKMLSVGQASNLTARPERHTRKIITENLNRAWEQDADILSRTLNHLGGFRLNVYGARRWNNVLKEPLEINRMKEETLDVMWEVISDNKQPFVDYLNRKAELLGLDKLDWCDLEAPIGTDAGEYSYDRAANFIVDQFKSFAPKLSSFSEKAFKDRWIEAEDRDGKRPGGFCTSFPESEQSRIFMTFSGSASNVSTLAHELGHAYHQEAMLDVRPLNRGYAMNVAETASTFAEMIVADAALKQADSDEQKLVLLEDKLQRSVAFYMNIHARFLFETRFYEERKKGMVSAERLNQLMVEAQKEAYCDALGDYAPYFWASKLHFYITSVPFYNFPYTFGYLFSLGIYARALKEGARFEEKYIALLKDTASMTVEDLASKHLNVDLTKREFWEDAIELSIKDAEEFLRLT